Proteins encoded by one window of Babylonia areolata isolate BAREFJ2019XMU chromosome 8, ASM4173473v1, whole genome shotgun sequence:
- the LOC143285182 gene encoding prostaglandin reductase 1-like — protein sequence MSLTAKKWILTKQFAGVPKLENFKLEEEAVSLALKPGEIAIEALYVSVDPYMRIFPLNVGDTLFGDQIGRVKVSNNADFPEGTLVLSFLGWRTLTVLSNPEAPAVFGPLVRKLPDFGDLPPSLALGCVGMPGLTAYFGLLERGEAKAGDVVLVSAAAGAVGSVVGQIAKIKGCTVIGSAGSKEKCDWLKELGFDHVFNYKETAVDEALKQFAPGGIDLYFDNVAGDFSFAVLQNHMKVRGRVVCCGAISEYNTDNTGRSIYLSVIGKMLELRGMSMVEYKNRYSEGMSPLLQWVKEGKLKHRETITEGIERAPEAFISLFRGANTGKIVVKI from the exons ATGTCGCTGACTGCAAAGAAATGGATTCTGACCAAACAGTTTGCCGGTGTGCCGAAACTGGAGAATTTTAAATTGGAGGAGGAGGCAGTCTCTCTCGCTTTGAAACCAGGAG AGATTGCGATTGAAGCCTTGTATGTGTCGGTGGACCCCTACATGAG AATTTTCCCGCTAAATGTGGGAGATACCTTGTTTGGAGATCAGATTGGCAG AGTGAAGGTGAGCAACAACGCAGACTTCCCTGAAGGGACCCTGGTGCTGTCCTTCCTGGGCTGGCGGACCCTCACGGTGCTGTCCAACCCCGAGGCCCCTGCCGTGTTCGGCCCCCTGGTCAGAAAGCTGCCGGACTTTGgggacctccctccctccctggccTTGGGCTGTGTGGGGATGCcagg gttaACAGCCTATTTCGGACTGCTGGAGAGGGGTGAGGCCAAAGCAGGGGACGTGGTGTTGGTCAGTGCCGCCGCTGGGGCAGTGGGCAGTGTGGTGGGACAGATCGCCAAGATCAAG GGCTGCACTGTGATTGGTTCAGCTGGATCCAAGGAGAAATGTGATTGGCTGAAAGAACTGGGCTTTGATCACGTGTTCAACTACAAAGAGACCGCAGTGGATGAAGCCTTGAAGCAGTTCGCCCCTGGCGGTATCGACCTGTACTTTGATAAC GTGGCAGGAGACTTCTCCTTCGCTGTGCTGCAGAACCACATGAAGGTCAGGGGTCGGGTGGTGTGCTGTGGAGCCATCTCTGAATACAACACGGacaacacag GCCGCTCCATCTACCTGTCAGTGATAGGCAAGATGCTGGAGCTTCGCGGCATGTCCATGGTTGAGTACAAGAACCGCTACTCTGAGGGCATGTCGCCCCTGCTGCAGTGGGTGAAGGAG GGCAAGCTTAAACATCGGGAGACCATCACGGAGGGGATTGAGCGCGCGCCAGAGGCGTTTATCTCCCTTTTCCGGGGCGCCAACACCGGGAAAATCGTCGTCAAGATATGA
- the LOC143285286 gene encoding acetylcholine receptor subunit beta-type unc-29-like yields MFLSCQTTESVTTAGTGSDVIQGSSDVDRRRLTATARLHDDIRRHPVVKQRVAPVTTLASGDVKVDVNVSIHVGSVLYLNDAEQTMTCSTYIVVKWQDISLVWNPEDYGNVSKTEMSPDSVWKPTLILINSQDPVNIMSHTNILFIHSNGTVEAQIYYKTVTLCTMDHSEFPYDTQQCGFILESPSGSCNVILNFVIMDQSDAANLILKSDWLLVSVEHVEIYSTTEMTYFPSMQLQLQRRTVYFTVCLVLPMVVTSYMNSLVFLLPVQCGEKVSFLVSLFVSTSIFISFFQEMMPRGLSTVPTTMKLLLGVLAESLLVLLATLLASVLEVMGRGCKPQVSGNAELSARAESECQHQLCWDNQRLDRLFFLVAFVTNTVYLAILFFE; encoded by the exons ATGTTTTTATCGTGCCAAACGACAGAGTCCGTAACCACTGCAGGGACAGGAAGTGATGTCATCCAAGGGAGCAGTGACGTGGATAGACGCCGTCTGACAGCCACCGCCCGTCTTCATGACGACATCCGTCGGCATCCTGTCGTCAAACAGAGAGTGGCCCCTGTGACAACATTAGCGTCTGGTGACGTCAAAGTGGATGTCAACGTGTCGATTCATGTGGGGTCTGTTCTGTACCTGAACGACGCGGAGCAGACCATGACGTGTTCAACGTACATCGTTGTGAAATGGCAGGACATCTCTTTGGTGTGGAATCCCGAAGATTACGGCAATGTTTCCAAGACCGAGATGTCGCCAGATTCTGTCTGGAAGCCTACGTTGATACTGATCAATTCACAGGATCCGGTCAACATCATGAGCCACACCAACATCTTGTTTATCCACAGCAACGGGACAGTGGAAGCCCAGATATACTACAAAACCGTCACACTGTGCACCATGGACCATTCCGAGTTCCCCTACGACACCCAGCAGTGCGGCTTCATTCTGGAGTCACCGTCTGGCAGCTGCAACGTCATCCTGAACTTTGTCATCATGGATCAGTCTGACGCAGCCAATCTGATACTGAAGTCTGACTGGCTGCTGGTGTCCGTGGAACACGTGGAGATCTACTCCACCACAGAGATGACCTACTTCCCTTCCATGCAGCTGCAGCTTCAGCGTCGGACAGTGTACTTCACGGTGTGCCTGGTGCTGCCCATGGTGGTCACCTCCTACATGAActccctcgtcttcctcctccctgtGCAGTGCGGGGAGAAGGTCTCCTTCCTCGTCAGCCTCTTCGTCTCCACCTCCATCTTCATCAGCTTCTTCCAGGAGATGATGCCCCGAGGTCTGAGCACCGTGCCCACCACCATGAAGCTTCTGCTGGGCGTGCTGGCCGAGAGTCTGCTCGTGCTGCTCGCCACGCTGCTG GCCTCTGTGCTGGAGGTGATGGGCAGGGGATGTAAGCCTCAAGTCTCCGGCAACGCTGAGCTGTCCGCTAGAGCAGAGTCTGAGTGTCAGCACCAACTGTGCTGGGATAACCAGAGACTGGACCGACTGTTTTTCCTGGTGGCTTTTGTCACCAACACGGTGTACCTTGCCATCCTGTTCTTTGAGTGA